One Nostoc sp. CENA543 genomic window, GGAGCAGCAGTTAAATTTCATTACAGGTTTCGCATCTTTTGCCTTCGGGGAGGTTCAAAATGTCCAGAACTGTAATTGAAGATGTTGACTATGATCCAGAATGGTCAGAAGAAATTACCTTTCCTGCAACAGACAGAGATTTATTAGTTCTGACGCAAAGGCTGTGTGATCAAGAAGTTCCTACCAAGGTTTTCTTCCAAGCGATCGCGATCGCCGCTTATGATGGTGCATCTGCATTTCGTTATGCTGATCAATACTTAACTAGCGTTCAACATCAGCATAAACGTAAGCGTAAAAACTTACTCTTGTTCAGAAAACCTTTATTTAATTTTGACCAGAACTAATTGCTGATTACTCACGAAAAGTTGCAGGTGTAGGTTTTTCACAGCAGAGAAAGTTTAGAATTAACTCCCAATTTTATTTGCCTTTCTTGTAGTTTTCGACCATAGTTTGTAAAAAACCTACACACATTTTAATAAAGAGGGAATCAAAGAGTTTACGAATTTTATATTGCGTGAATCTTGAAATAGAATTTTTATCCCACCCAGTTACAAACCTAGATTAGTATTTAGCGAGACACTCTGACACAGGATTGTCCAGCCGGAGGGGGATCAGCATAAACCGCTAAAGTATGATATTCCGGTGCATCATCTCCATAAAGAACTCTGAAAGTATATAGTTTTGGTTGACCTTGAGCTTCTGTAATTACTGTTAAAAGCGTATTATTAGTTTTAGGTAGTCCGGGAATATCGAGCTTAGGAATACGTCGCAATTGAATGACGTTAGCACCAGAGTTTTTACAATCGCCACTATTTTCTTGACCAAATTGCATACACATAGACCCATCAAAATCTAATGTTACCTCCGATGGGTCATTGAGCCAGACTTTTCTAATAGTTTCGCCGGCGGGGATAAAGCTTAAATTTGTTCCTTGTTGATACCACACTGTAATCGTGGGTACGACACCCCCCAAACCTTGAGCTTGACAAGAGAAAATTGAACGCAGAACGGCATTATTTGCAACCGCACGACCAGCCAATAATAGTATCGCAGCTGTAAATAATAGGGAAACGCCGTGACCGAAATGAGGTTTCATGTTCAATATTACCTAAACAGAGAGAGTGATGTTAGCGGTAGCGCGGCGTTTAGCCGGTGCTGAGTAATGAGTAATGAGTAATGAGTAATGAGTAATGAGTAATGAGTGGTAAGTAATGAGTTTTGAGTTTTGATGGAGAATAAATTCTACCTTGTCCACCTTGTCCACCTTTTCCCCAGTCCCCAATCCCCACTAAAACTGCATTGCCTGATTGACATATATCTCAACTTCCGTACCGGCAGGTAATAACCAAACGTTACTTTGTTGCATCATTTGGGCGATCGCTTGTTGGTTGCGTTGGGAAATTTGGGGGACGACGGAGTTTAAACCACCTTCTAGTACGCCTGCGGCGATGTTTCGGCGGTTGGAGTCGTTGGTGACGACGGTACTACCACCGTTGACTGTGACTTGGGAATCGGTGCGGTTATATAACTCTGCGGCTTTCGCTATCCCACCTAAGACGAATAAACCTGCGTCCATTGAGGCTATTGATGAACTGCGATTGGGATATTGTTGTGCTACTAGGGGTCTACCGCCACCGGCACGAATTAGTAGGGCGTTTTCGGGTACATCTCTTTCTGTGAGATTACCATCACTGGGGATGAGGACTTTGGCTATCTTCATCTGGACTAGACCCTGTTCCGAGATGGAACGCACTTGTGTTAATAACTCAGTTTTTGCAGGTAAGGCGATCGCGCCACTACTATCTTTGAGGGGTTCTCGCAACTGCACGACAAACATATTGGGATTATCGCTGTTACTATCGTCACCTCTATTTCTAGTAGTTTCACCAAAAGCTGCCGTAGCTAGTACCCCTCTAGCACTAGTTCCTACTTTCAAAGATTTTGGGACTTGGTATCTAGCTATACTTGTATTTGGGTCGATTCTGGAGGGTGGGCGATAGTTATCGGGGTTAAGCGGTTGGGGTGGTACATAATTGTTAGCCGATGGTTGAGCAGTTGCGGCTATTTGCGGCGCGCTACCAGTGTTAATCTCTCCATAACTACCCAACTTAGCTAACCTTGACCATTCTGCAAAGGGGTTGGGTGTGGATGGTGCAGCTGTTGGGGTTACGGGAGGAGGTGGTAGCTGTGGGATGACAGAATTAGCAACAGGGATAGGTGGCGGTAGATAGGAGTTGGCTGGACGCTCAATTACCACAGTTCTGGGTGTAGGCTGCACTACAGGAAATCTTTCAGTTCTCACGCTAGGGTTAGTTTGGACGGTGGGAGTAGCCGTTGGACGGGAAGTGGGTATGGTACTATTGCGGAGGCTTTGTTGTGCCTGTTTCACAGCTTGGGCTTGTTCAGCTAAAGCTAACTTTGTTTTGAGCGTTTCTACTTCTTGTTGCAGGTTTTCCTCTGGAGACAAACTAGCAGTGGGTGTCGGGGTTGGCGATGCAACTATATTATTTGGTTTGGGCTTTTGATTAGTACCACTCATCATCTGTGAGAGGAATACACCAGCCACTAACACTATAGTCAAAGTTCCTGTTCCCACTAAAGCCAACTTAGCAAAGGGATTTGATGATAGGGGTTGTTCTGTGGGGTCTGCGATGGGAGTCACCGGAGATGGTTGATCTATAACAGATGCAGATTCCTCATCGGGAGATTCTTCTTCCAATCCCACTAATTTCGCCATTTGTGATTCCCAGTTATCTACCGGCAAATCTTCACTAGGCAAAGGTGTGAGTGAGATGGGGGGAGTTTCAGTAATACCAGAGTGGGGAGTCATGGTGTGTTGCTTAGTTGGATTTAGTGGAACAGTTCTTGTCTTCAATGTCGCAGATATTATAAATTTCTAACCTGGCTTCACCCAAACGGTAAGCGGCTAAATGCCACGGTAAGGGTGTATTAGGTAGGGAAATTGCTGATTCATCTATAGCTTGGACTAAAATTTGTTTATTAAAAGGAATTGACCTGCCTAAGTTATCAGAATTATTAAAAATTAATTGATGAGCTAACATTTCGACTTGCCATTTACCCTCACCAATGGGAGTTGGCTGGGAAATTCTCTCAACGATGAATATGTGTTCACCACTCCTATTAGTATTGCCAAATTGTTGAGTTAAATTCAAATTATTAATTTCAGTTAGAAATTTTGATTGTAAATTACTCGCTAATAACGATGAGCTACTTTCCCAAATAGCAGCCGGTGGCTGTTGTGATGACCAAGTCAGCATCAGCGTCATAGTTTCACCTACAAAGCGGCGGATAGTTTCTGGATATCGTTCCGCACTTGATTTTGGGTCTACTGTAATGGCATTCCCATTTACAAGTTGTACTAGACTACGGGGTGTTAATCGCCGATTTAATAGTTCTAACATTGACCCGTGAAACATCAGCAACAGTAAAGTCAACAGATGTAAGCCAAATGTGCCGACGGCTAAGAGGGGGAGGATACTATTTTTTTTCGTTTCTGATTTGAGTAATTGCATAATATTGGGGACTGGGGATTGGGGATTGGGGACTGGGAGGAATTCATTGATGACGTGAAATTAATTGGTATATCAAGGTTTTTATCTGATGAAACTATTATTGGCACAGGGGTTAGCTTGTTCGTTATTACCGTTACTGTAGCCATCTATTAAACATAAATTGCGGATTTCATAGATTTCTAATTTGTCAGTGCGGCTACTATAAATTGCCTTTTGTAAGTCAGTGCTACTAGAGGATGAAGGAGAGGGAAAATAATCTACTGCACGTACTAATAAATCTTTATTGAAGGGCGTAATTAATTTTTGTCCATCAATCTTTTTTGTCTGTACTAAATCAGCTACCATACCTACACGCCACTGTCCAGGGGCGATTTGTACAGGGGGATAGACTCGCTTAATTATCAGTTCTGCGGATATGGCTTGGTTGGGGTTGATAGCAAATACCTCTGGAGGAGTCATATCAGCTATGACACTCAAAAAACCCTTGCGGAAATCTTCGGAAATGGCGAAACTCGCAACCCAACTACTAGTGGTGACTTTTTGACTCCCGCCGTTGGGGGTTCTGACTAAAATTCCTGGGTCTGGTTTGGGTTTGGCGACTTCTTCTATATTCTGTGGTGGTAAAGTTCCTGACCAGTTAAATATTGATGTCATGGTTTTACTGACAAACTGACGAATGGCTTGAGGTTCTCTGGCTAATTCATCGAGTTTGTTAATCGGTTGACCATCAATTGTCTGTACAAAATTAGGGGGTTTTCGCAGGCTTAATTGGCGAATGTTTAAACCTTGGGAGAGGAGTATTAATAATACTAAAAAATGTAAACTAAAAGTGGCGATCGCAAAAATTGTGATTGCACTAATTTTCTGTTCTTTCTTTCTCGTTAACAAGTTAGTCATTATTACTTTCTACCCTCACAATTTAGAGTCTATCTCTCACCAATTCCGATGTATTACTAATCGCATTAAAGACTGACATTCCCCCCAAGCAAGCTAAAATTAAAGATAATAATGGGGCTAAAACACCCAAGAAGATCATAAACCACATTAAATCAGGATTGGCGTTGGGGTCTTGCGCCGGGCCATTCACTATCACCGCCGCCGTTAAAATGGCAATAATATTAAAGGATATCTTGGCAAT contains:
- a CDS encoding TrbI/VirB10 family protein produces the protein MTPHSGITETPPISLTPLPSEDLPVDNWESQMAKLVGLEEESPDEESASVIDQPSPVTPIADPTEQPLSSNPFAKLALVGTGTLTIVLVAGVFLSQMMSGTNQKPKPNNIVASPTPTPTASLSPEENLQQEVETLKTKLALAEQAQAVKQAQQSLRNSTIPTSRPTATPTVQTNPSVRTERFPVVQPTPRTVVIERPANSYLPPPIPVANSVIPQLPPPPVTPTAAPSTPNPFAEWSRLAKLGSYGEINTGSAPQIAATAQPSANNYVPPQPLNPDNYRPPSRIDPNTSIARYQVPKSLKVGTSARGVLATAAFGETTRNRGDDSNSDNPNMFVVQLREPLKDSSGAIALPAKTELLTQVRSISEQGLVQMKIAKVLIPSDGNLTERDVPENALLIRAGGGRPLVAQQYPNRSSSIASMDAGLFVLGGIAKAAELYNRTDSQVTVNGGSTVVTNDSNRRNIAAGVLEGGLNSVVPQISQRNQQAIAQMMQQSNVWLLPAGTEVEIYVNQAMQF